The Betta splendens chromosome 2, fBetSpl5.4, whole genome shotgun sequence nucleotide sequence TGCCTAGTTTGTCAGGAAGTTGTTGACAAAGTGTTAAAGTATCATTTTAAACCCACCACCACAGCTTACATTACTTTATATCGTATAGCTCGCTTTAATGGAAGTTATCAAATCTGCGCATGCGTTATTTGGACTCGTCACTTCCTGTCGCTGTGTGGACGAGAAGAGCAGAGGACGTGCATCTCTACAGGTACGTATAACATGTACTTTTTATCGCGTAATATCAATAACAGATTCGTACATACATTTAGTATAAACACCATAATAAATCAAGTGTAATGGTTTGGCAATTCTGCAAGAAGGTGCTAAATTACATAGAATCGCGTACAGTTCAGTAAAGGAAAAGTATCAAAACAACCTATCAGCTGACCGTCAATGTCGGCTTGCATTAGCCACCAACGTGCTAATGCTAGCAAGTAGCTAACGTTCGGTTAGTTAGCGGTTTGGTGAGTGTTAAACGTGTCAACTGTGTAAATTCGTGTATGCAAAGGTTCGCCGCTCTGGTTACTTCTAGAGAAAGTGATCAGCAGCTTTGACActtgctgcttttcttcctcttgaAAGATAACACATCCATTGCATCATGGCTGCATGTAGCTAGCCATGCTAGCAGTTTATTTTAAGTTTGATTTTTGTTACAatcgtttatttgtttttgcccAACAGGTTACACGATTAAAACCAACCGACCACAATGTCCAGCAGCGTAAGTGACCATTAATCTAATTTATGGGCTCGTGTATAAACTTGGGTAAAACAATtaaagaagaaataacacacTACAGTCAAAGCTAACACACTGAATTTTAAAGGTCTCTGACTGATGTGCTACAAATATAAATTACTGTATGGATAAAAAATGTTTGGGGTCATgggaaataaaatgtttttgtgccGATCTTCTGCAGGTGCTGTGTGGTCGAGTCGGGCTGGTTCTATCCCAGACCACTCGCCATCAGGCTTTAGCTGCTCTCCTGGTCGGCAAATTCAGAAACTTCTCAGCTGCAAGCTCCGATGAGCCCTACACAGCTGTATCACCCACACATTCAGGTGAGCCCACAGGCAAATTGTAACGGTTAAAGTCATTACaatttttaatgtgtttcagCATAAAGCAGAGCAAAGACCATGCAGTGTCTCTGTCTCGGCCCCTTTAGGTCCCAGAACTGTGTGGCCCGATGAGAACATGGGACCTTTCGGACCTCAGGACCAGCGGTTTCAGTTACCGGGCAACGTTGGGTTTGACTGTCACCTCGATGGCATCACGGACCAAAAGAAAGCTCCAGTTCACACGATAGTGCCTGACTTACTGACGACGCCAAGCAGCACAGAGAGGCATCACTTTATACTGGCCCAGTTTGTCAATGAATTCCATGTACGTCTGTTAATATGGTTCACAAGGCTTTTTcttatttgtctgtctgtgtttttgtttgtttgattgattAAGTTATTTTTACTAAGTAGAACAGTTTGACTAAAAtatctgcttgtgtgtttcagggaaAACTTGGTCCTATATCTATGAGAGTTCACAAAGCTGAGCAGTACTTTaatcaaacagacacacattgtTTCATAAATTCTTGCCCTGAGTTGTTAAGAAAAGGTATTTGAAAGTTATGCAACTTAACTCACATTAGTAACCCATATTACAGAGTTTCATGACCTTTTAATAACAAAAGCCTCTGTGTCAGATATGGAGATGATGTTTCCCTCGGCACCTACAAATTCCATCACAGTTGTGACGGTTACGCAGATAAGCAGCCGACATGAGACGTCATCAGAGCAGGACAGAGATCAGATGCTTCACAAGGTGAGTgtagtatttgtatttatttatatattcaaaGTGTGTAATTATCAAGTGACTGAAATGGCAGCTGACTGGTTTCCTCCTAACTACAGTTTGTGAGTGGTGCTAAGGAGATGTGCTTCGCACTGTGGACTGAAGGGTACTGGGCAGACTTCATTGACCCGACAACAGGCACAGCGGTGCGTTCATTTCCCTTCAGTAGTATTTTATTGTTGGTTATGCATTTACAGAAAACACCTGGGAATGTTGGTCCTGATACTTTACTCAAAGGTCATGAAGTGCAAATACAGTGCATGTATGTATTTGTTGGGAACTCTTCAGTCACCAGTTAATATTTCTCTTGAAAAACAACCAAAAtgttatgtatatatttattacaaaaaccATAACGCAGTGAGTCAGTCATCTACATTTGTGTGTTGtccttttaattttattagGAATTAAAAGGTCCAGCCACATTATTTAAAGATGGTGTTACTGTGTCTCAACAGATCAAATAATTGTTTGGCGTTCACCATCTGAACTGTTATTCTGATAAAATCATTGATGTTCTTTAATTTCAACTGACACTGAGTAAATGCAAGCAGTGTGTTGAATTTGCAGCAAGAGAAATTATCAAAGTCCCAAAGATTTGTTGAGATAAATTAGACAAAAATGCTAATTAATCTATATTTCAAATTTCTGTTTCCCAGTTCTTTGCATCTCCATCCAGTCCAAATGTTCaacgagcagaggaggagccgaCACATCTGAGTTTTCACATCGAGGTATCAGGCTCCTGCACAGTTATCAGCCACATCCTGAGAGGAACGCCTTTGTTTGTGGGGACGGTTTTTACCAATGCACCTACTCACAGTGCCGCCATCGGCAGACTACAAGGACTTTCAAATGTACAAGATGATGAAGAATAggctttattatttttatttaatgttttatggaACTCTATTCAAACGTGAGGCCTCTATTTATGCTTTAAAGAAGCTGGGAAGTTAATGTGTGATTGTGCAGATGGACACGTTTAGTGTAATTAAAAATTGAACTGACTCTAATACAGACTTGGTGCTGTTTGACCCACTGGTCACCTTTATGTCTTGTTCATCTTGCAAAATGATGTTCATAGAAATGTGAAATAGAAAAATTTCAGACACACTCATCCAGCTCGGTAATTAAAACACCGTTAAGATTTCTCCAACTTGACACTTTTATACACACCGTTTATCTGTTGCACAGGATCTAAAGGAAAGTGCAAACTGTTTCTATTGAAGCAGTAAActtgtcagagctgctgaactAATTAAATGACTtctcacagtgatgctgtattTTCTAGACCTTAATTATTTACAGATGTTATTTAAAATAACCCTGGATTAACAACTTCTCCATAAGTAGAAGAAAGGGGTCGTTTTCACCTCTGTCATCCATGTATACATGTCCTCTGCGTTACAGTGTGTATAGACTATTTTTCATCAAAAGCTGATTTCGTTTAACTCAAATTTGATAAACATCAACCGTGTTAGTTTGTTATTGCGTTTATTTCCAGATGAAAAAATCAGAATCCATATTCTCTCCATTTAGAGTTAAGCTGAGTGTCTTTTTAATGTGATTGGGTAATGGGTCACACATCTGCTGGTCAGTTGCTGTTACATCTCCCTTAGTCTTGGCAGCAGATGAACACATTAATGATTGCAGGACTTGATTCTTCCTCTGTGTCGGTGATCTCACCAGGAGACCCTGACGTGTTTGACTCCTGCACCTCCCTTTGCTCTTAATAAAGCTGGCCCTTCTCATAGTTCTGCAACTGTACTTTGTAAAACAGTTTCTGTAAAAGGAAGCTCCTCTGCCCAACTCCCCGACGTCTCTCACCCAAATGTGGAAGTTCAGATTAGTTGCTACCCAAGTGTTCTTTTTAACCTAACTTCAACCTTGTGCCATTTTGCATCTCGTCAGTATACGACTCATGGTGGTGATTAATTAGAAGACCAGATGTTAACAGCAGCACATGAATGACTGCACTATAGTTCTCTTTGTTGTCAGGATTTGAGAAAAACCACTAATACACTCTAATacataa carries:
- the mmadhca gene encoding metabolism of cobalamin associated Da isoform X1 — protein: MSSSVLCGRVGLVLSQTTRHQALAALLVGKFRNFSAASSDEPYTAVSPTHSGPRTVWPDENMGPFGPQDQRFQLPGNVGFDCHLDGITDQKKAPVHTIVPDLLTTPSSTERHHFILAQFVNEFHGKLGPISMRVHKAEQYFNQTDTHCFINSCPELLRKDMEMMFPSAPTNSITVVTVTQISSRHETSSEQDRDQMLHKFVSGAKEMCFALWTEGYWADFIDPTTGTAFFASPSSPNVQRAEEEPTHLSFHIEVSGSCTVISHILRGTPLFVGTVFTNAPTHSAAIGRLQGLSNVQDDEE
- the mmadhca gene encoding metabolism of cobalamin associated Da isoform X2, whose protein sequence is MSSSVLCGRVGLVLSQTTRHQALAALLVGKFRNFSAASSDEPYTAVSPTHSGPRTVWPDENMGPFGPQDQRFQLPGNVGFDCHLDGITDQKKAPVHTIVPDLLTTPSSTERHHFILAQFVNEFHGKLGPISMRVHKAEQYFNQTDTHCFINSCPELLRKDMEMMFPSAPTNSITVVTVTQISSRHETSSEQDRDQMLHKFFASPSSPNVQRAEEEPTHLSFHIEVSGSCTVISHILRGTPLFVGTVFTNAPTHSAAIGRLQGLSNVQDDEE